From a single Cucurbita pepo subsp. pepo cultivar mu-cu-16 unplaced genomic scaffold, ASM280686v2 Cp4.1_scaffold000352, whole genome shotgun sequence genomic region:
- the LOC111785057 gene encoding heat stress transcription factor A-2-like: MINQTTLSGGGGGGGGGGGCPDGAATASGDIMDQRSVKEEEMEVSTETMGGGGGESDCGGGGDGGWASSATAKPMEGLHEVGPAPFLKKTYEMVEDPETDPVVSWSEGGNSFIVWDSHKLSITLLPKYFKHSNFSSFIRQLNTYVSINQFNLFFLIYF, from the coding sequence ATGATTAACCAAACAACCCTCtctggcggtggcggtggcggtggcggtggcggtggctgCCCCGACGGCGCTGCAACTGCAAGCGGTGACATCATGGATCAAAGGAGTGTTAAGGAAGAGGAGATGGAAGTAAGCACGGAGACGATGGGGGGCGGTGGAGGCGAATCTGATTGCGGCGGCGGAGGCGATGGGGGTTGGGCGTCATCGGCGACGGCGAAACCAATGGAAGGGTTGCATGAGGTGGGGCCGGCGCCGTTCCTGAAGAAGACGTATGAGATGGTGGAGGATCCGGAAACCGACCCGGTTGTATCTTGGAGCGAAGGCGGTAATAGCTTCATTGTTTGGGATTCTCATAAACTCTCCATCACTCTTCTCCCCAAATACTTCAAGCACTCCAATTTCTCCAGCTTCATCCGCCAGCTCAACACTTATGTCAGTATAaaccaatttaatttattttttcttatttatttttaa